The region CTTGGCGTCTGCGGCCTTGATCAGGGCGATGATTTGCTCAAGGTGCAACTCGGCGCTATTGATCACCTGTTCAGCCTGATGGCCTTCAAGTACTGCGGCCGGCACCAGCGAGCCCGCGTAAATGATCACCGGGCAGCTGCGGATCAGGCGCTGGCCCTTGACGGTAATCAGCTCTGGATCGCCGGGCCCGGCACCGATGAAATAAACAGTCATGGCAGTCTCTGGAAAAGGTCGAGATAGAGCTGTTCTTGAACAACGCTCATAGTGAGGCAGGGGATTATCCCGGTTTTTACCCGGCGCAGGCCAATGCAAAGGTTGCCACCGGCGAATGCTTGCGGGTGATCAACAGGCGTGCCGGGGTGCCAGCCAGTTGCCCGGCCAGCGCCAGGGCTGAACTTTCCGCAACGCCAAAGCAACCGGTTTGCTCGAATGCAATGGCCGAGCGCTGGCTGAGCTGTGATGCATAAGGCGCTAGCCGCTCGGCATTGAACAAGGTCAATGGCAAGGCGAGCCGTGCCTCCAGCTCGATCAGCCCCGGCTCCCCGCGTTTGTGTTCGATACTGGCCAGGCCGCAGATCGCGCTCAGGGCAATCCCGGCCTCCCTGAGTGACGCTTCGATCAGTGCCCATAAATCATCAGCACTGCAACCCTGGCGGCAGCCTAGGCCCATCACCAGGACGGGCGCCGAGGCGGGCCTCATCATGCCGGGTATTGATCCTGCGGATTACGCCGGAACAACCAGGTGCTGATAACACCCAGGGCCAGCCAGAACGCCAGGTTGGTCAATTGCGAGGCGATCTTGAACTGTGATTCCAGTTCTTGCGGGGCCAGACTGGAATGCACCAGCGGTTGAGGCGCGCCAAAGACGTGGGGTACCAGCACGATGGCCACCGCCAGTAGCTTCAACGCCCAATGTTTGCCAAAGGCCAGCAGTGCAATGCCGACAGCGGTCGAGGCGGCCGTAGTGATCCACCAGATCTGCCGTTGCAGCAAGTCAGCCGCCGCCGTGCCTGGCAACTCGGGTGGTAGGCCCAGGGTTGGCGCCAGGCAGAACGTGGCATAACCGGCCAGGCCCCAGAGCAAACCCTGAGAGGTGCGCGTGGGTCTGCGCAAGGTGTACAGGCCGGCGAGCATCAGGGCAAAACCCACCGCAACCACCAGAT is a window of Pseudomonas taetrolens DNA encoding:
- a CDS encoding cobalamin biosynthesis protein; protein product: MMRPASAPVLVMGLGCRQGCSADDLWALIEASLREAGIALSAICGLASIEHKRGEPGLIELEARLALPLTLFNAERLAPYASQLSQRSAIAFEQTGCFGVAESSALALAGQLAGTPARLLITRKHSPVATFALACAG
- a CDS encoding CbtA family protein, which gives rise to MIKRIAQTAGFTGLLAALLLTVLQSLWVSPLILQAETYETPAASEVHEHANSSVAGHAHDAEAWEPEDGWQRVLSTTGGNLVVAVGFALMLAGLYTLRRPTRTSQGLLWGLAGYATFCLAPTLGLPPELPGTAAADLLQRQIWWITTAASTAVGIALLAFGKHWALKLLAVAIVLVPHVFGAPQPLVHSSLAPQELESQFKIASQLTNLAFWLALGVISTWLFRRNPQDQYPA